The Athene noctua chromosome 33, bAthNoc1.hap1.1, whole genome shotgun sequence genome contains a region encoding:
- the FXYD1 gene encoding phospholemman isoform X1, with the protein MAPGTEPPPERDRFHYDYESLRLGGLIIAGALFLLGVLLILRRGNPTRTRGPAPVDPPFVHPDEMRNGVLLKLLPSPPPILGGGGGG; encoded by the exons ATGGCCCCCGGCacag AGCCCCCGCCGGAGCGAGACCGGTTCCACTACG actACGAGTCCCTGCGCCTCGGCGGCCTCATCATCGCGGGGGCGCTCTTCCTGCTGGGGGTGCTGCTCATCCTCA gacggGGGAACCCGACGAGGACGAGGGGCCCTGCGCCAGTCGATCCGCC GTTTGTCCACCCGGATGAGATGAGAAATGGG GTTCTCCTCAagctgctcccctccccccccccaatattggggggaggggggggggggtga
- the FXYD1 gene encoding phospholemman isoform X2: MAPGTEPPPERDRFHYDYESLRLGGLIIAGALFLLGVLLILSRRCRCKFDQQPKTGEPDEDEGPCASRSAVCPPG, translated from the exons ATGGCCCCCGGCacag AGCCCCCGCCGGAGCGAGACCGGTTCCACTACG actACGAGTCCCTGCGCCTCGGCGGCCTCATCATCGCGGGGGCGCTCTTCCTGCTGGGGGTGCTGCTCATCCTCA GTCGTCGCTGCCGCTGCAAGTTTGACCAACAGCCCaa gacggGGGAACCCGACGAGGACGAGGGGCCCTGCGCCAGTCGATCCGCC GTTTGTCCACCCGGATGA